Proteins from one Planctomyces sp. SH-PL62 genomic window:
- the argF gene encoding ornithine carbamoyltransferase encodes MAAAPSPRAAGEDHAGPRHFLDLKGIDGDRARALLDRAVALKEGRLEPGWTPPLLGRSLGLVFEKPSLRTRVSFETAFARLGGSSIFLRGKDVGMGVRESVADFARVISQYVDALAVRTFAHATLEELAEYATVPVVNALSDDAHPCQAMADMLTLLELKGSLPGIKLGFVGDGNNVAMSLAEAAALLGVDFVLACPEGYEYPEAFTAAYAARFPDAPLRVSNDPRDAADGADALYTDVWASMGQEHEADQRREIFSPFQVDEELMAAAKPDAVFLHCLPAHRGEEVASNVLDGPRSRVFQQAANRMYFQMALLEWLVRDRSAADRLRV; translated from the coding sequence GTGGCCGCCGCGCCGTCTCCCCGAGCGGCCGGCGAGGACCACGCCGGGCCTCGCCACTTCCTCGACCTGAAAGGGATCGACGGCGACCGCGCCCGCGCCCTGCTCGACCGCGCCGTCGCGCTCAAGGAAGGGCGGCTCGAACCCGGCTGGACGCCGCCGCTGCTGGGGAGGAGCCTCGGCCTGGTGTTCGAGAAGCCGTCGCTGCGCACCCGCGTCAGCTTCGAGACGGCCTTCGCCCGGCTCGGGGGGAGCTCGATCTTCCTCCGGGGCAAGGACGTGGGGATGGGGGTCCGCGAGAGCGTGGCCGACTTCGCCCGCGTGATCAGCCAGTACGTCGACGCCCTGGCGGTGCGGACCTTCGCCCACGCCACGCTCGAGGAACTGGCGGAATACGCCACGGTCCCCGTGGTCAACGCCCTGTCGGACGACGCCCACCCCTGCCAGGCCATGGCCGACATGCTCACGCTCCTGGAGTTGAAAGGGTCCCTGCCGGGGATCAAGCTCGGCTTCGTGGGCGACGGCAACAACGTCGCGATGTCGCTGGCCGAGGCCGCCGCCCTGCTGGGCGTGGACTTCGTGCTGGCCTGCCCCGAAGGCTACGAGTACCCCGAGGCGTTCACGGCCGCGTACGCCGCGCGATTCCCGGACGCGCCGCTGCGGGTCTCGAACGACCCCCGCGACGCCGCCGACGGGGCCGACGCGCTCTACACCGACGTCTGGGCCAGCATGGGCCAGGAGCACGAGGCCGACCAGCGCCGCGAGATCTTCTCGCCGTTCCAGGTCGACGAGGAGCTGATGGCGGCCGCCAAGCCCGACGCCGTCTTCCTCCACTGCCTCCCCGCCCACCGCGGCGAGGAGGTGGCCTCGAACGTCCTCGACGGCCCCCGAAGCCGGGTCTTCCAGCAGGCCGCCAACCGCATGTATTTCCAGATGGCCCTGCTCGAATGGCTGGTGCGCGACCGATCGGCCGCCGACCGGCTTCGGGTTTGA
- the mscL gene encoding large conductance mechanosensitive channel protein MscL, which yields MNVARIDPRKHALSLAEEFKAFAFKGNVIDLAVGVIIGAAFGKIVDSLVKSIVMPLLSVVLPSNQGYQNWAWTIRGQQVPYGQFLAEVVNFLIVAAALFFFIVKFLGWVMRTRKEEAAAAAPPLTKDQALLEEIRDLLKAQAAAAPGARP from the coding sequence ATGAACGTCGCGCGAATTGATCCCAGGAAGCACGCCCTGTCCCTGGCCGAGGAGTTCAAGGCGTTCGCCTTCAAGGGGAACGTCATCGACCTGGCGGTCGGCGTGATCATCGGGGCCGCGTTCGGCAAGATCGTGGACTCGCTGGTCAAGAGCATCGTCATGCCCCTGCTGAGCGTCGTGCTCCCCTCGAATCAAGGCTACCAGAATTGGGCTTGGACGATCCGGGGCCAGCAGGTCCCTTACGGCCAGTTCCTGGCCGAGGTCGTCAACTTCCTGATCGTGGCCGCGGCCCTCTTCTTCTTCATCGTGAAGTTCCTGGGCTGGGTGATGCGGACCCGGAAGGAGGAGGCGGCCGCCGCGGCCCCGCCGCTGACGAAGGACCAGGCGCTGCTGGAGGAAATCCGCGACCTCCTCAAGGCGCAGGCCGCGGCTGCGCCCGGGGCACGTCCTTGA
- a CDS encoding citrate synthase translates to MARTATLTFNDRSIQLPVVEGSEGELGLDISKLRSETGLITLDPGYGNTGACTSAITFIDGEKGVLRYRGIPIEELARESTFVEVAWLLIFGRLPQQAELDDFRERLVRNAALHEAFRHHFEGFLVDAPPMAILSAMVNTIACFPRRGTEDESPEERFLEDASQLISKVRTIAACSYRRAMGLPFVYPDSKLPYVANFLHMMFSAPYAEHVASPEVVDALNLILLLHADHEQNCSTSTVRIVGSSQANIYASCAAAVGALWGPLHGGANMAVLEMLEKIHKGGISAADAIKMAKDSSSGFRLMGFGHRVYKNFDPRAKILKQAADKVLGQLGVKDPLLDVARQLEEMALKDSYFVDRRLYPNVDFYSGIIMRAIGIPTNMFTVIFAIGRMPGWIAQWKEQADDPKARIARPRQIYTGPTEKRYVPIDQR, encoded by the coding sequence ATGGCGCGGACTGCGACCTTGACGTTCAATGACCGGTCGATCCAGTTGCCGGTCGTGGAAGGTTCCGAGGGCGAGCTGGGGCTCGATATCTCGAAGCTCCGGTCCGAGACCGGCCTGATCACCCTCGATCCGGGGTACGGCAACACCGGCGCCTGCACCAGCGCGATCACCTTCATCGACGGAGAGAAGGGGGTGCTCCGCTATCGCGGCATCCCGATCGAGGAGCTCGCCAGGGAGTCGACGTTCGTCGAGGTCGCCTGGCTGCTGATCTTCGGCCGCCTGCCCCAGCAGGCCGAGCTCGACGACTTCCGCGAGCGGCTGGTCCGCAACGCCGCCCTCCACGAGGCCTTCAGGCACCACTTCGAGGGCTTCCTCGTCGACGCCCCGCCGATGGCGATCCTGTCGGCGATGGTCAACACCATCGCCTGCTTCCCCCGCCGGGGCACCGAGGACGAGTCCCCCGAGGAGCGGTTCCTCGAGGACGCCTCGCAGCTCATCAGCAAGGTCCGCACCATCGCGGCCTGCTCTTACCGCCGAGCGATGGGCCTCCCCTTCGTCTACCCCGACTCCAAGCTGCCGTACGTCGCGAACTTCCTGCACATGATGTTCTCGGCCCCGTACGCGGAGCACGTCGCCTCGCCCGAGGTGGTCGACGCCCTGAACCTCATCCTGCTGCTGCACGCCGACCACGAGCAGAACTGCAGCACCTCGACCGTCCGGATCGTCGGCTCCAGCCAGGCGAACATCTACGCCTCGTGCGCCGCGGCCGTCGGCGCGCTCTGGGGGCCGCTCCACGGCGGCGCCAACATGGCCGTCCTCGAGATGCTCGAGAAGATCCACAAGGGGGGCATCAGCGCCGCCGACGCCATCAAGATGGCCAAGGACTCCTCCAGCGGCTTCCGCCTGATGGGCTTCGGCCACCGGGTCTACAAGAACTTCGACCCCCGCGCCAAGATCCTCAAGCAGGCCGCCGACAAGGTCCTCGGCCAACTCGGCGTCAAGGACCCGCTGCTCGACGTCGCACGCCAGCTCGAAGAGATGGCGCTCAAGGACTCGTACTTCGTCGACCGCCGCCTGTACCCCAACGTCGACTTCTACAGCGGCATCATCATGCGGGCGATCGGCATCCCGACCAACATGTTCACGGTCATCTTCGCCATCGGCCGGATGCCCGGCTGGATCGCCCAGTGGAAGGAACAGGCCGACGATCCCAAGGCCCGCATCGCCCGGCCCCGCCAGATCTACACCGGCCCCACCGAGAAGCGCTACGTCCCCATCGACCAGCGCTGA
- a CDS encoding aspartate aminotransferase family protein yields MAHAEHTHPTSQETIAEFDRYVVPNYRRYPVSLVRGENSWIWDAEGRRYLDFFPGWGCNLIGHCPPRVVEAVRDQVGRLIHVPNTWYMEAQGEFARALSERSFGGQCFFCNSGAEANEAAIKLARAYGHARGKFKIVTMEGGFHGRTFAALTATAQPKYHEGFEPMVPGFVYTKYDDLEAAAAAIDDETAAVMLEPIQGEGGVRIPSAGYLPGLRKLCDQRGALLILDEVQTGMGRTGSWFAYQNLGVVPDVLTCAKALAGGIAAGVMIARPEVAAVFKPGMHASTFGGNPIACRAGIATVETIEEENLLERGLAIGERFRGQFEALQLEIPEKIREIRIRGVMIGLDLSFDASDVVARCLERRLLINATHGHVVRLLPALTISDEQIDQGCAILADVLREAVI; encoded by the coding sequence TTGGCACACGCAGAGCACACGCATCCGACCTCGCAGGAGACCATCGCCGAGTTCGACCGCTACGTCGTGCCGAACTACCGGCGCTATCCCGTCTCCCTGGTCCGCGGCGAGAATTCCTGGATCTGGGACGCCGAGGGGAGACGCTACCTGGACTTCTTCCCCGGCTGGGGCTGCAACCTGATCGGCCATTGCCCGCCGCGCGTGGTCGAGGCCGTGCGCGACCAGGTCGGCCGGCTCATCCACGTCCCGAACACGTGGTACATGGAAGCCCAGGGTGAATTCGCCAGAGCCCTCTCCGAGCGCAGCTTCGGCGGCCAGTGCTTCTTCTGCAACAGCGGGGCGGAGGCCAACGAGGCCGCCATCAAGCTGGCGCGGGCCTACGGCCACGCCCGCGGGAAGTTCAAGATCGTCACGATGGAGGGGGGCTTCCACGGCCGGACGTTCGCCGCCCTGACCGCCACCGCCCAGCCCAAATACCATGAAGGCTTCGAGCCCATGGTCCCCGGCTTCGTCTACACCAAGTACGACGACCTGGAAGCCGCCGCCGCCGCGATCGACGACGAGACCGCCGCCGTGATGCTGGAGCCGATCCAGGGCGAGGGGGGCGTCCGGATCCCGTCCGCCGGCTACCTGCCGGGCCTCCGCAAGCTGTGCGACCAGCGCGGGGCCTTGCTGATCCTCGACGAGGTCCAGACCGGCATGGGCCGGACCGGGTCGTGGTTCGCCTACCAGAATCTGGGGGTCGTCCCCGACGTCCTCACCTGCGCCAAGGCCCTGGCCGGCGGGATCGCCGCGGGGGTCATGATCGCCAGGCCCGAGGTGGCGGCGGTGTTCAAGCCCGGGATGCACGCCTCGACCTTCGGCGGCAACCCGATCGCCTGCCGCGCCGGGATCGCGACCGTCGAGACGATCGAAGAAGAAAACCTCCTGGAGCGGGGCCTCGCCATCGGCGAGCGGTTCCGCGGCCAGTTCGAAGCCCTCCAGCTCGAGATCCCCGAGAAGATCCGGGAGATCCGCATCCGGGGGGTGATGATCGGCCTGGACCTCTCCTTCGACGCCTCGGACGTCGTGGCCCGCTGCCTCGAACGCCGGCTCCTGATCAACGCGACCCACGGCCACGTCGTCCGGCTCCTGCCGGCCCTGACCATCAGCGACGAACAGATCGACCAGGGCTGCGCCATCCTGGCCGACGTCTTGCGGGAGGCAGTCATCTGA
- the argB gene encoding acetylglutamate kinase, whose product MAVCSRRTRNSTGSRCRAVYEEAIQKADVLIAALGYMRKFHGRFTVIKVGGSVMEDPESLRALLVDVVFMQTVGMRPVVVHGGGKAITVAMEKAGLTPRWVKGRRYTDDATLEIVARVLAEEINSDIERHINKFGGRASGLHHKTHQCLYGRRLSMPGDDGEPVDLGRVGEVVEVDVTPIENLCLAGVVPVLPSLAEDDDEEEKLLNVNADTAAAAVAQALRADKLVFLTDTPGILRDRNDPSSLITGLNPDECRELIRDGVIDKGMIPKVEACLTSLEAGVRKTHIIDGRLRHSLLLEIFTESGVGTEIAQDEHTDRASPQGRRPVLVR is encoded by the coding sequence ATGGCGGTTTGCTCGCGGCGCACGCGGAATTCAACGGGGTCGAGGTGCCGAGCCGTGTATGAAGAGGCGATCCAAAAAGCCGACGTCTTGATCGCAGCCCTGGGCTACATGCGGAAGTTCCACGGCCGATTCACCGTGATCAAGGTGGGCGGTTCGGTGATGGAAGATCCCGAATCTCTGCGCGCGCTTTTGGTCGACGTCGTGTTCATGCAGACGGTGGGCATGCGGCCGGTGGTGGTCCACGGCGGCGGCAAGGCGATCACGGTGGCGATGGAGAAGGCCGGGCTGACCCCGCGGTGGGTCAAGGGGCGGCGCTACACCGACGACGCCACGCTCGAGATCGTCGCCCGCGTGCTCGCCGAGGAGATCAACTCCGACATCGAGCGGCACATCAACAAGTTCGGCGGCCGGGCCTCGGGCCTGCACCACAAGACCCACCAGTGCCTCTACGGGCGTCGCCTGTCCATGCCCGGCGACGACGGCGAGCCGGTCGACCTGGGCCGGGTGGGCGAGGTCGTCGAGGTCGACGTGACGCCGATCGAGAACCTCTGCCTGGCCGGCGTCGTCCCCGTCCTCCCCTCGCTCGCCGAGGACGACGACGAGGAGGAGAAGCTCCTGAACGTCAACGCCGACACGGCCGCCGCCGCCGTCGCCCAGGCGCTCCGCGCCGACAAGCTCGTCTTCCTGACCGACACCCCCGGCATCCTGCGCGACCGAAACGACCCCTCCAGCCTGATCACCGGGCTGAACCCGGACGAGTGCCGCGAGCTGATCCGCGACGGCGTGATCGACAAGGGGATGATCCCCAAGGTCGAGGCCTGCCTGACCAGCCTCGAAGCGGGCGTCCGCAAGACGCACATCATCGACGGCCGGCTCCGCCACTCGCTCCTGCTGGAAATCTTCACCGAGAGCGGCGTCGGCACCGAGATCGCCCAGGACGAACACACCGACCGAGCCTCGCCCCAGGGCCGACGACCCGTCCTCGTCCGCTGA